DNA from Terriglobus tenax:
CCAGTCACTGACAATCCCCAGCGTCCGCGCCACCGAGACAAAGATCATGCCCTCGCATGTCCACAGGATGAACGACTCCAGAACCAGAAAAATCCGCACCGGCAGCGAAATCAGCGCAATCGCGTCCAGTGCCGACACCAGGCGGCCCTCAAGCTTGCCCACCAACCCGGGATGCGGCAGCAGGCTCAGCAGCTTCCGCAGGGGCGTCTTCAATGCTCCGGCAGCCAGCAGCAGAACCAGCACCGCCAGGCTGACACACAGCAGCAGAACACGCGCCATCATCTGCGACTTGTGGGACAGCAGCGTCGAGTTGCGGCCCATCGTAATCATGAACAACAGCAGCAGCGTAAAGACGTCCAGCACGCGTTCCAGCACCACCGTGCTCAGAATCGCCGGAGCCGTCGAATCAAGGTCATTCGCATAGCTGAAGACGCGCAGAAAATCGCCAATGCGCAGCGGCATGATGTTGTTAGCCGCAAAACTGGTCATCAGTACACGCGCACAGGCGCTGAATTTTGCCTTGCTCGACGCCCGCATCATCAGCCACCAGCGGTGCGAACGCAACGTGTACCCAGCCACCAGAAACACCACCGCGACCACAATCCAGCCCGGCGCGACCAGCCGCACCTTGCTCAACCCCGCATAATCCACGCTGCGGAAGGTGTACCAGAGGAAAAATCCACTGATCAGGAACCCGGGGATCGTCTTCAGCAGGTTGCGGCGCTGCTGTGGCGTCATGCAGTCATCCTCGCGCAAACAACGGCGGCGAGCCTTGGCAACAATTCGTGGGTGCGGGGCATCGCTCTTATTATAGTGAGGACAGACGGAGCAGCTTTTTCCCAGGCCCCTATCAAAAGCGGGTTTCTCGAAACTTTTTTCAATTTCCCACCCGTCTAAGCAAATAACTCATCGGAGCGCTCTCGGAATTGGCAACGCTTGTCGCAAACCAGCCACAAACGGCAGAACACTCCGTACGCCAGTTTGCCGCTTCATCCGGCGGCCAGGCAGCGCTGTTGGGGCTGCTCACGCTGTCAGCCCTTGCTATCCACGGCTACCACCCCTACAGCGAAGACGGCGGCATCTACCTGGCAGCGGCGGAACACGCCCTTCATCCGCAGCTGTTCCCGCACCTGCCTCAGTTCGCGGACGCCCACGTCACCTGCGTCTTTTTCTCACGCATCATGGCGGGAATCGCCACACTGACCCACCTGTCCCTGACGTGGGTCTTCTTCCTCGCCTACATCGTGTCCCTCTATCTCACGCTCGCCAGCCTGCACCTCATCCTGCAGCGCTGCATGCGGAGCTCCGCTGCCCGCTGGTGCAGCCTGCTGATCTTCACGGTCACCATGACGGCGCCGGTCGCCGGTACCTCTATCATCACCGTCGACCCCTACATCACCTCGCGCTCCCTCAGCCTGCCCCTGGTGCTTTTCGCCATCGCCGAATCGCTGCGCCTGCAGCCGCGCTGGCTACGTATCGCGCTTCTTCTGCTCGCGGGCGGCCTGCTGCACCCCCTTGTCGCGGCCTGCGGCGTCTTCCTGATCGCTCTTACGCTGGCATTTCGCGATAGCCGCCGGTACGCCATGGCCGGTATTCTCGGTTTCGCCCTGCTCACGGCCCTGGTTGTCCATCGCCTGGCGCCGCCGGAGTCCGCTGCCTATCACCAGGCTGTCCTCTCGCGCCCTTACTGGTTCCTTACCCAGTGGAGCTGGGACGAAATCTTCGGCGTTATCGCTCCGCCCATCGTTCTGCTCGCTCTTGACCGTTTCCGGCCTGCCTACCTGACCGGCACCTGCTCGGACTTCGTCCGCGCCCTCTGCCTTGGCGGAGCCGCCGTCGTCGCGCTCAACCTGATCTTCGCGCATCCTGACTCCGGCAACCACCTGGTTGCCAGCCTGCAGCCCCTGCGCTTCTTTACCTTCCTCTATATCTTCATGACGCTGGCCCTCGGCTCGCTGCTTTCCCTGCTGCGCAGTAAGGTTCCGGCCATCGTTCTCTGCGCCGCACTTGCCGGCCTGATGTTCTGCGTGCAACGCAGCACCTATCCATCCACAGCTCACCTGGAGCTACCCGGCCGTCCGCTTTCAAACGACTGGCAGAACGTCTTCCTTTGGGTGCGGGATAACACGCCAAAGGATGCGCTCTTCGCCATGGATGCCGACTACAACGACATCTCCGGCGAGGACACACACCTGTTCCGCTCGATCGCCCTGCGGGATGCCCTGCCCGACTACTCCAAGGACGGCGGCATTGCCGCCGTCAAGCCCTCGATTGCCGGACAGTGGGCGGATGGTATCCGCCTGCAGCATGGTCTGGATAACATGGACGACGCAGAACGCATCGCCAGAATGAAACCGGCGGGTGTGACCTGGGTCATTCTTTCTCCCACGGCCAGCACCCGCCTCGATTGTCCCTACCTCTACAAAGGAATCCGCGTCTGCCGGATTCCTTAACCGCTAGTTCGCCGCTGTTGGAGTTCCTGTTGCCGGCGCCACCTGCAACACCACGTTCTCCTGGTCCTTGGCCTGCAGCTTGTTGTAGAACGTCCGCATTGTCGGATAGTCGCTGATTGGATAGACCAGCCCGTTCCGAGCCAGGTTGCGGCGGATAGTGATCGTGTTCGCCACCTGGTCTGATTTCAGGTCATACATCATGCTCTGCAGAATCGTATCCTGCGCCGTAGCAGGAGCAGACTCCACCTTCATCCCCGCAGGCAGCACGTAACGCACCGCATCGCGCTCCCATACCTCGTAGCTGAAGTACACCGGAAGCTCGCGTTTCTCATGAGGAAAAGCCGCCTTGGTACGCGACTCATAAATGTCGCCGGGCAGAATCATGCGCTTGGAGGTCACAACACCCACCGGACCGTTGACCTTCAATGTGACCTTCAGCGGTTTCTCGTACTCTTCCTGCTGCTCGATCCTGGTGACCTCGGCCTCCATGCCGTTCGGCAACATCGCCTCCACCGCATCCTTCAGATCACGCTTCAGCTCCGTCTCGTCGGTCCGGGCTCCTCTCTGGCGCCACCGGACAGCCGGCGCTCCCAGGAACGTGAAGATGGCGCTTCCAGTTGCGTTTCCGGCCTCGTTCAGCTTCAGGTCTGCCACGCGCTGCACCTGCGAGTACTTGTAGTTCTCTCCCGGAGCGTTGTCCACCTTCACGCCCTGGTCCGTCTGCCGGATACCGCTGGCAAACGTATGCTTCCAGTCCAGATGGCCATACGGAACATACTTCATGCCAGGATCAAAGAACTGCTCCTTGCCATCCACCGTCACAATCGCAATCATGTCATCCAACTGCGAGAATGAAAGCCAGCCAGGCATGAACATGCGGTCATCGCGACGCACGACCTCCATGCCATAGGACTTCATCCCCGCCGACCGCGTCATCGCCAGGAAGAGCTCCGTCAATTCGTCTCCACTGCCACGCTTACGGGCAATCACGTCGTCAGCCGACTTCACAACCTTCAGCCCATTTGCCTTATCCTCCGATGCCGTCCGCGCACGAGAAAAGTCTGTGTTCTCCATCGCCATCACGGCTGCGTAGATCTTCTTCAGCTTCTCTTCCTGCGTGGTCGCACCCGTAGTCGTCTCAGTTGTAAATGCACGCACCGCCGAGGAAGGGTCGGAAAATTTATCCACGGACTTCGACCACTTCTTCCCTTCCTGCTGCCAGAACTCCTCTGCTGTTCTGTAGTTCAGGTAATAGAACAGGACGCGGTACGCGTTGCTTTTCACCGGCGGCATATACTCTTCCTCCACCTGGCTGGCAACATCGTTTGCATTCAACTCAAAGATCAACTGGCCCGCATTGCCGTTCACACCAGGCAACTGCGTCTGTTTCAGATCCGTTCCTTTCGGCAGAACCGGGGTCCACGAAATCCGGCTGTTGCTTGTGCCGTCGCTCGAATGCAGTTCGCGCGTCGTAGGCTTCCACACGAAATGCGACTTCACAACGTACAACTCGCGCTGCACATACCACCGCGGCAGCGTGTACCAATAGTCGTCCCAGCGTCCCTTGTATCGCACTTCGATGATGCTGCCCACGGTTACATCGGGCAGCGTGATCACCTTCGCGGAATGCTGATGCTCCTTGTCCTTATCGATCATCTTCAGGTACGGCTTACCCGTAAACGGAATGATCGTTCCGTCCGGATGGATCGTACGCCCTTGCACATCATCGACCGTATACGCCCAGCCATCCGACCCCTTGTTCTGGAACAGCTCCATATCCGCATACTTCCGGCCTTCTTCATTCAGAATTTTGATGCGGACGTAGTGGCTCTCCATGTGCAGCGAGTCTTCCGTCAGCTCGTCATAATTCAAGATCACCGCCGCAGCGCCCGGAGCCTTCGCGAAGCTCGTCATCTTCAACTCATCCGGGGTCGGCGAAATCCACTGATCCGCCGCAAACCCAACCCCCGACCCCATCAGAAATGCCGCTCCAAGATATGCGGCCCGAACCATGCGTAACATCCCAACCCTCCCCAAGGCAGTTCGCTATTTCTTCTTCAGTACGACGTTGCTTTGCTCGTCGTATCCAATCACACCGGCCAGCTTTTGCACTTCGGCATACTTGTCAGCCGGTAATTCCACTTGCCGCACAACATACGTCCGCGAGTAGTGGAGCTTGTTACCCTCCACCCTGCTCGCACTTTCATACGCTGCCCAGCCCATATCAAGCTTCACCGGATCGGGAATCTCGTCGGCGACATATCCCTCCGGCAGCTCGATCTCGAACTCGTCCTTCACCTCGCGCGCCGCTCCCAGGTCAATGGGATACACGCGCGGCCTCTTGTCCGTCTCCAGCGTTTCCGTCCCCAGCACTCGCGGCCGCACCATCAACAGGCCACCGGCAGGCTTCGCAAAGGAGTTCGCCTTGAGCGCATAGGACACCCGCAGGTCCTTTGTCAGCTCCATCGCATTCTCCACCTTCAACCCGTCATAGCTGAAGCTCACCAGGTCATGCCCCAGCAGACGGTCGATCACCTCGCGCTGTTCCTTCTCCGTTGCCGTGCGGAACAAGCGGCGATGGCGATCGGCGATATCGCCAAACCGGCTCTCCACCATCTGCCCATTCAGCGAACCATCCGCCGCCAGCTTGAACTCGCCCGTACGGTGAATTGTGTTCACCTTCGGATCAAGCACCGGGAAAGCAATCGCCTGGCTGTCCTTGCCATCCATCAAGAGGCCGTAGCCTCCTTGCAGGTTGTACTCCAACTGGCCAAAAGGGGTGTACTCCCACGTTGGATCAAAGATCAGGAATCGCTTGCCGCTGGCCGCCGTCACGATAGCGCTCAGCCTTGTGGATTCATATCCCTTCGGAAGTTCGATGGCTGCAATCATGTGGTTACCGGCCATCGACGGCGCGTTCAGGTCAACCACTCCACGATCCGTATCCACCATCACCCACGTAGATCGAATTCCGATGCCAGCCAGCATGGCTGAAAGCAGCGTTGCCTTGTCTTTGCAGTCTCCGTACTTATTCTTGAAGACCAGCGGAGCCGGATGCGGTTGGTTTCCGCCAATGCCAATCTCAATGGCCACATACCGTATCTGGCTTTGCACATACTCTGAAATCGCCTGAACCTTATCGGCGAAATCCGTTTTTCCAGCAACCAACTCCTGGGCCTTGGCAGCGATCTCAGGTGTCGTCTCGTTACGTCCCTTGGCCAGCACCTCGTACCACTCGCCGATGCTCTCCCAGTTCCCCCTGGTCGCATTCGCAATCGAAGGCCCGTAGTAATGGACCGACATCCGCTTCCGCTGGCCCCGCCACTCAGGAGACATCGTTACATCGCGCAGGTCCACAGGTGGCTCATCGCTGACCTCCCACAGATACTTACCCTTCTCCAGGTCAACCGCGGTCGTCTCTTTCTTGCCCTTCCAGACCTCTTTGTACTCCACGCCTGGCGGCAGTTCCAGCTTCAACCGTTCTTTCAAAACGGGAATCTCGCGCTGCACGCTCCAGATGTATTCGGTGTAGTACGGGCGAGCTTCCTGTTCATACTCCATCGCCACAATCGCACCGGGATCGCCGGCAGGGGCTTTCCCCCCGCGATAGCGGTTGTCGGAGTAAAGCGAGAAACCGTCATAGGCCGCAACATCGCCAATCTCATTCTCTTTCAGCTCATACTCATGAGCATCCGTCCCGATGCTCCAGATCTTCAGTGACCGCACCTTGGACAGACTGTCGTAATACGTCCCCATCTGCGCATAGCGGCGTCCCTGAGGCCGCAGGATCTTGATCGCCAGCCGCTGATGCTCCACTGCGTGCAGATCTGCGCCGACCGTGTAGGTCGTCTCATCCAGCAGGACTACGGCATTGGTATTGGCAGGATAGGAGGGAACCGGTTGCTTCGCCGCTTCCTTCAACCAGTCAGGCAGCACAGGTTTCTTCTCCGCCATGGCGGAGAAGCCGAGAAGCGCCACGACGCAGGCGCACTGAACAACCGGAACCAGAAGAGAACGAACAGAAGGAGAACGCTT
Protein-coding regions in this window:
- a CDS encoding lysylphosphatidylglycerol synthase transmembrane domain-containing protein, translating into MTPQQRRNLLKTIPGFLISGFFLWYTFRSVDYAGLSKVRLVAPGWIVVAVVFLVAGYTLRSHRWWLMMRASSKAKFSACARVLMTSFAANNIMPLRIGDFLRVFSYANDLDSTAPAILSTVVLERVLDVFTLLLLFMITMGRNSTLLSHKSQMMARVLLLCVSLAVLVLLLAAGALKTPLRKLLSLLPHPGLVGKLEGRLVSALDAIALISLPVRIFLVLESFILWTCEGMIFVSVARTLGIVSDWIGPWQALAFANLSYLIPSSPGAVGTFEFTAKLAMVSHGAAETPAVAFALVVHVFILFTVTVAGGVMFLLHRAKRGPHPSLGEEMEQLPAELP
- a CDS encoding DUF3857 domain-containing protein, whose translation is MVRAAYLGAAFLMGSGVGFAADQWISPTPDELKMTSFAKAPGAAAVILNYDELTEDSLHMESHYVRIKILNEEGRKYADMELFQNKGSDGWAYTVDDVQGRTIHPDGTIIPFTGKPYLKMIDKDKEHQHSAKVITLPDVTVGSIIEVRYKGRWDDYWYTLPRWYVQRELYVVKSHFVWKPTTRELHSSDGTSNSRISWTPVLPKGTDLKQTQLPGVNGNAGQLIFELNANDVASQVEEEYMPPVKSNAYRVLFYYLNYRTAEEFWQQEGKKWSKSVDKFSDPSSAVRAFTTETTTGATTQEEKLKKIYAAVMAMENTDFSRARTASEDKANGLKVVKSADDVIARKRGSGDELTELFLAMTRSAGMKSYGMEVVRRDDRMFMPGWLSFSQLDDMIAIVTVDGKEQFFDPGMKYVPYGHLDWKHTFASGIRQTDQGVKVDNAPGENYKYSQVQRVADLKLNEAGNATGSAIFTFLGAPAVRWRQRGARTDETELKRDLKDAVEAMLPNGMEAEVTRIEQQEEYEKPLKVTLKVNGPVGVVTSKRMILPGDIYESRTKAAFPHEKRELPVYFSYEVWERDAVRYVLPAGMKVESAPATAQDTILQSMMYDLKSDQVANTITIRRNLARNGLVYPISDYPTMRTFYNKLQAKDQENVVLQVAPATGTPTAAN
- a CDS encoding DUF3857 domain-containing transglutaminase family protein, with amino-acid sequence MALLGFSAMAEKKPVLPDWLKEAAKQPVPSYPANTNAVVLLDETTYTVGADLHAVEHQRLAIKILRPQGRRYAQMGTYYDSLSKVRSLKIWSIGTDAHEYELKENEIGDVAAYDGFSLYSDNRYRGGKAPAGDPGAIVAMEYEQEARPYYTEYIWSVQREIPVLKERLKLELPPGVEYKEVWKGKKETTAVDLEKGKYLWEVSDEPPVDLRDVTMSPEWRGQRKRMSVHYYGPSIANATRGNWESIGEWYEVLAKGRNETTPEIAAKAQELVAGKTDFADKVQAISEYVQSQIRYVAIEIGIGGNQPHPAPLVFKNKYGDCKDKATLLSAMLAGIGIRSTWVMVDTDRGVVDLNAPSMAGNHMIAAIELPKGYESTRLSAIVTAASGKRFLIFDPTWEYTPFGQLEYNLQGGYGLLMDGKDSQAIAFPVLDPKVNTIHRTGEFKLAADGSLNGQMVESRFGDIADRHRRLFRTATEKEQREVIDRLLGHDLVSFSYDGLKVENAMELTKDLRVSYALKANSFAKPAGGLLMVRPRVLGTETLETDKRPRVYPIDLGAAREVKDEFEIELPEGYVADEIPDPVKLDMGWAAYESASRVEGNKLHYSRTYVVRQVELPADKYAEVQKLAGVIGYDEQSNVVLKKK